Proteins encoded by one window of Channa argus isolate prfri chromosome 1, Channa argus male v1.0, whole genome shotgun sequence:
- the ubp1 gene encoding upstream-binding protein 1 isoform X3 — MAWVLKMDDATIESGLVHDFDASLSGIGQELGAGAYSMSDVLALPIFKQEDSSLPSETETKNPPFQYVLCAATSPAVKLHDETLTYLNQGQSYEVRMLDNRNPGELPELSNKMVKSIVRVVFHDRRLQYTEHQQLEGWKWNRPGDRLLDIDIPMSVGIVEPKTHPSQLNAAEFLWDLNKRASVFVQVHCISTEFTPRKHGGEKGVPFRIQFDTFSQGDNGEYTEHLHSASCQIKVFKPKGADRKQKTDREKMEKRTPQEKEKYQPSYDTTILSECSPWPDAYVSTSQPATPSFASTPLSTYATSSVPDSDSSSPNHQADPGSHGNSEQLSPTASIQDTQKWLVKNRFNSYARLFSNFSGSDLLKLTRDDLVQICGPADGIRLFNALKSRSVRPRLTVYVCQESPRDSPLSERQGTNENGEHSISSSLHVYHALYLEELTAAELIRKMACVCSLPLGKINQVYRQGPTGIHILLSDQMVYNLPEESCFLISTVKDELGEGLHLILK; from the exons CATCGGGCAGGAgctgggggctggagcctacaGCATGAG CGATGTACTGGCTCTGCCAATCTTTAAGCAGGAGGACTCCAGCCTTCCCTCTGAAACTGAGACCAAAAATCCCCCATTCCAGTATGTGCTGTGTGCTGCCACCTCGCCTGCTGTCAAGCTCCACGATGAGACGCTCACATACCTAAACCAAG GCCAGTCTTACGAGGTTCGTATGTTGGACAACAGAAATCCAGGGGAGTTACCAGAACTCAGCAACAAGATGGTGAAG agCATAGTGAGAGTGGTGTTCCATGACCGCCGGCTGCAGTACACAGAGCACCAGCAGCTGGAAGGCTGGAAGTGGAATCGCCCTGGCGACCGTCTCCTTGACATCG ATATCCCCATGTCAGTGGGAATTGTGGAGCCGAAAACTCACCCCTCCCAGCTCAATGCTGCAGAGTTCCTGTGGGACTTGAACAAAAGagcttctgtttttgttcag GTGCACTGTATCAGCACAGAATTCACTCCCAGGAAACACGGTGGAGAGAAGGGAGTCCCCTTCAGGATCCAGTTTGACACATTCTCACAGGGAGACAATGGGGAGTACACAGAGCACCTCCACTCTGCCTCCTGCCAAATCAAAGTCTTTAAG CCAAAGGGAGCTGACcgtaaacaaaaaacagacagggAGAAGATGGAGAAACGCACACCTCAGGAGAAGGAAAAGTACCAGCCTTCTTACGATACCACTATCCTGTCAGAG TGCTCCCCATGGCCAGATGCCTATGTCAGCACGAGCCAGCCAGCTACTCCCTCCTTTGCCTCCACACCACTGTCCACCTATGCGACCTCCTCAGTACCTGACAG TGACTCGTCCTCTCCCAATCACCAGGCAGATCCTGGCAGCCATGGCAATTCAGAG CAGCTGAGCCCCACTGCGTCCATACAGGACACACAGAAGTGGCTGGTGAAAAATCGCTTCAATTCATACGCACGGCTCTTCTCTAATTTCTCAG GTTCTGATTTGTTAAAACTAACCCGAGATGACCTGGTCCAGATTTGTGGGCCAGCAGATGGGATCAGACTTTTCAATGCACTTAAATCCAG gtcaGTGCGTCCCAGGTTGACAGTGTATGTCTGTCAGGAGTCCCCTCGGGATAGCCCCCTGTCGGAGAGACAAGGCACCAATGAAAATGGAGAACACAGCATCTCCTCTAGTTTACATG TGTACCATGCTCTGTACTTGGAGGAGCTGACAGCTGCAGAACTGATCCGCAAGATGGCGTGTGTGTGCAGCCTTCCACTGGGAAAGATCAACCAGGTGTACAGACAGGGTCCTACAGGCATACACATCCTGCTTAGTGACCAG ATGGTTTACAATTTGCCTGAAGAGAGCTGTTTTTTGATCAGCACTGTCAAAG atGAATTGGGTGAAGGACTCCATCTAATCCTGAAGTAG
- the ubp1 gene encoding upstream-binding protein 1 isoform X1, with protein sequence MAWVLKMDDATIESGLVHDFDASLSGIGQELGAGAYSMSDVLALPIFKQEDSSLPSETETKNPPFQYVLCAATSPAVKLHDETLTYLNQGQSYEVRMLDNRNPGELPELSNKMVKSIVRVVFHDRRLQYTEHQQLEGWKWNRPGDRLLDIDIPMSVGIVEPKTHPSQLNAAEFLWDLNKRASVFVQVHCISTEFTPRKHGGEKGVPFRIQFDTFSQGDNGEYTEHLHSASCQIKVFKPKGADRKQKTDREKMEKRTPQEKEKYQPSYDTTILSETRLEPIIEDAGDHELKKSSKRTLPADCGDSLAKRGSCSPWPDAYVSTSQPATPSFASTPLSTYATSSVPDSDSSSPNHQADPGSHGNSEQLSPTASIQDTQKWLVKNRFNSYARLFSNFSGSDLLKLTRDDLVQICGPADGIRLFNALKSRSVRPRLTVYVCQESPRDSPLSERQGTNENGEHSISSSLHVYHALYLEELTAAELIRKMACVCSLPLGKINQVYRQGPTGIHILLSDQMVYNLPEESCFLISTVKDELGEGLHLILK encoded by the exons CATCGGGCAGGAgctgggggctggagcctacaGCATGAG CGATGTACTGGCTCTGCCAATCTTTAAGCAGGAGGACTCCAGCCTTCCCTCTGAAACTGAGACCAAAAATCCCCCATTCCAGTATGTGCTGTGTGCTGCCACCTCGCCTGCTGTCAAGCTCCACGATGAGACGCTCACATACCTAAACCAAG GCCAGTCTTACGAGGTTCGTATGTTGGACAACAGAAATCCAGGGGAGTTACCAGAACTCAGCAACAAGATGGTGAAG agCATAGTGAGAGTGGTGTTCCATGACCGCCGGCTGCAGTACACAGAGCACCAGCAGCTGGAAGGCTGGAAGTGGAATCGCCCTGGCGACCGTCTCCTTGACATCG ATATCCCCATGTCAGTGGGAATTGTGGAGCCGAAAACTCACCCCTCCCAGCTCAATGCTGCAGAGTTCCTGTGGGACTTGAACAAAAGagcttctgtttttgttcag GTGCACTGTATCAGCACAGAATTCACTCCCAGGAAACACGGTGGAGAGAAGGGAGTCCCCTTCAGGATCCAGTTTGACACATTCTCACAGGGAGACAATGGGGAGTACACAGAGCACCTCCACTCTGCCTCCTGCCAAATCAAAGTCTTTAAG CCAAAGGGAGCTGACcgtaaacaaaaaacagacagggAGAAGATGGAGAAACGCACACCTCAGGAGAAGGAAAAGTACCAGCCTTCTTACGATACCACTATCCTGTCAGAG aCGAGGCTTGAACCCATCATAGAAGATGCGGGTGACCATGAGCTGAAAAAGTCTAGCAAGCGGACACTTCCTGCTGACTGTGGCGACTCCTTGGCCAAGAGAGGCAGT TGCTCCCCATGGCCAGATGCCTATGTCAGCACGAGCCAGCCAGCTACTCCCTCCTTTGCCTCCACACCACTGTCCACCTATGCGACCTCCTCAGTACCTGACAG TGACTCGTCCTCTCCCAATCACCAGGCAGATCCTGGCAGCCATGGCAATTCAGAG CAGCTGAGCCCCACTGCGTCCATACAGGACACACAGAAGTGGCTGGTGAAAAATCGCTTCAATTCATACGCACGGCTCTTCTCTAATTTCTCAG GTTCTGATTTGTTAAAACTAACCCGAGATGACCTGGTCCAGATTTGTGGGCCAGCAGATGGGATCAGACTTTTCAATGCACTTAAATCCAG gtcaGTGCGTCCCAGGTTGACAGTGTATGTCTGTCAGGAGTCCCCTCGGGATAGCCCCCTGTCGGAGAGACAAGGCACCAATGAAAATGGAGAACACAGCATCTCCTCTAGTTTACATG TGTACCATGCTCTGTACTTGGAGGAGCTGACAGCTGCAGAACTGATCCGCAAGATGGCGTGTGTGTGCAGCCTTCCACTGGGAAAGATCAACCAGGTGTACAGACAGGGTCCTACAGGCATACACATCCTGCTTAGTGACCAG ATGGTTTACAATTTGCCTGAAGAGAGCTGTTTTTTGATCAGCACTGTCAAAG atGAATTGGGTGAAGGACTCCATCTAATCCTGAAGTAG
- the ubp1 gene encoding upstream-binding protein 1 isoform X2, giving the protein MLFWQPYTENFRASAQRHGGSSYTRDVLALPIFKQEDSSLPSETETKNPPFQYVLCAATSPAVKLHDETLTYLNQGQSYEVRMLDNRNPGELPELSNKMVKSIVRVVFHDRRLQYTEHQQLEGWKWNRPGDRLLDIDIPMSVGIVEPKTHPSQLNAAEFLWDLNKRASVFVQVHCISTEFTPRKHGGEKGVPFRIQFDTFSQGDNGEYTEHLHSASCQIKVFKPKGADRKQKTDREKMEKRTPQEKEKYQPSYDTTILSETRLEPIIEDAGDHELKKSSKRTLPADCGDSLAKRGSCSPWPDAYVSTSQPATPSFASTPLSTYATSSVPDSDSSSPNHQADPGSHGNSEQLSPTASIQDTQKWLVKNRFNSYARLFSNFSGSDLLKLTRDDLVQICGPADGIRLFNALKSRSVRPRLTVYVCQESPRDSPLSERQGTNENGEHSISSSLHVYHALYLEELTAAELIRKMACVCSLPLGKINQVYRQGPTGIHILLSDQMVYNLPEESCFLISTVKDELGEGLHLILK; this is encoded by the exons CGATGTACTGGCTCTGCCAATCTTTAAGCAGGAGGACTCCAGCCTTCCCTCTGAAACTGAGACCAAAAATCCCCCATTCCAGTATGTGCTGTGTGCTGCCACCTCGCCTGCTGTCAAGCTCCACGATGAGACGCTCACATACCTAAACCAAG GCCAGTCTTACGAGGTTCGTATGTTGGACAACAGAAATCCAGGGGAGTTACCAGAACTCAGCAACAAGATGGTGAAG agCATAGTGAGAGTGGTGTTCCATGACCGCCGGCTGCAGTACACAGAGCACCAGCAGCTGGAAGGCTGGAAGTGGAATCGCCCTGGCGACCGTCTCCTTGACATCG ATATCCCCATGTCAGTGGGAATTGTGGAGCCGAAAACTCACCCCTCCCAGCTCAATGCTGCAGAGTTCCTGTGGGACTTGAACAAAAGagcttctgtttttgttcag GTGCACTGTATCAGCACAGAATTCACTCCCAGGAAACACGGTGGAGAGAAGGGAGTCCCCTTCAGGATCCAGTTTGACACATTCTCACAGGGAGACAATGGGGAGTACACAGAGCACCTCCACTCTGCCTCCTGCCAAATCAAAGTCTTTAAG CCAAAGGGAGCTGACcgtaaacaaaaaacagacagggAGAAGATGGAGAAACGCACACCTCAGGAGAAGGAAAAGTACCAGCCTTCTTACGATACCACTATCCTGTCAGAG aCGAGGCTTGAACCCATCATAGAAGATGCGGGTGACCATGAGCTGAAAAAGTCTAGCAAGCGGACACTTCCTGCTGACTGTGGCGACTCCTTGGCCAAGAGAGGCAGT TGCTCCCCATGGCCAGATGCCTATGTCAGCACGAGCCAGCCAGCTACTCCCTCCTTTGCCTCCACACCACTGTCCACCTATGCGACCTCCTCAGTACCTGACAG TGACTCGTCCTCTCCCAATCACCAGGCAGATCCTGGCAGCCATGGCAATTCAGAG CAGCTGAGCCCCACTGCGTCCATACAGGACACACAGAAGTGGCTGGTGAAAAATCGCTTCAATTCATACGCACGGCTCTTCTCTAATTTCTCAG GTTCTGATTTGTTAAAACTAACCCGAGATGACCTGGTCCAGATTTGTGGGCCAGCAGATGGGATCAGACTTTTCAATGCACTTAAATCCAG gtcaGTGCGTCCCAGGTTGACAGTGTATGTCTGTCAGGAGTCCCCTCGGGATAGCCCCCTGTCGGAGAGACAAGGCACCAATGAAAATGGAGAACACAGCATCTCCTCTAGTTTACATG TGTACCATGCTCTGTACTTGGAGGAGCTGACAGCTGCAGAACTGATCCGCAAGATGGCGTGTGTGTGCAGCCTTCCACTGGGAAAGATCAACCAGGTGTACAGACAGGGTCCTACAGGCATACACATCCTGCTTAGTGACCAG ATGGTTTACAATTTGCCTGAAGAGAGCTGTTTTTTGATCAGCACTGTCAAAG atGAATTGGGTGAAGGACTCCATCTAATCCTGAAGTAG
- the pdcd6ip gene encoding programmed cell death 6-interacting protein isoform X1, with amino-acid sequence MATFISVPLKKASEVDLVKPLSKFVTATYSTGEEQGEYTRAVEELNKLRKNALGRPLDKHESSLEILLRYYDQLCAVEPKFPFSENQLCLTFTWKDAFDKGSLFGGSVKLALASLGYEKTCVLFNAAALASQIAAEQNLDNDEGLKAAAKYYQLASGAFGHIKDTVLSALNREPTMDISPETVGTLSLIMLAQAQEVFFLKATADKMKDAVIAKLANQAADFYGDAFKQCQYKDNLPKYFYFQEVLPVLAAKHCIMQANAELHQSMLSKQKKRFGEEIARLQHAAELVKTVASRYDEYISVKELTDKINRALTAAKKDNDFIYHDRVPEVKDLEHIGKAALVKATAITPPLSQKFSDLFEKMVPIAVQQSMSVYNQRKAETVNRLVGTMREATNLCNGVLASLNLPAALEDLSGDSIPQSIVEKARSIVQQGGLQSIEQLIRDLPELLTRNREILDESLKMLDDEETTDNELRAKFNQRWNRTPSGDLYKPLRAEGANFRNVLDKAVQADQVVRDRYNTHCDMIALLCKPENELIAAIPSANPAKTLQGSEVVNVLRSQLAQLDEVKKERETLEGEVKAVTFDMSTAFLMALAQDGAINEEQLSVSQLDQLYGSYNQRVQASLHTQEELLGQVQVSHQEFSSLKQSNTEANQREEVLKKLASAHDSYVEISSNLREGTKFYNDLTEILLKFQNKCSDIVFARKTERDELLKDLQQSIAREPSAPSFSVPAYQSSPAAPAAGPTPAPRTVFVQQPQQPQQEPQAKPQPPARPPPPSFIPQAASAAPSNAPPTGPPTSHPPPVAPPSQPQGPPYPTYQGYPGYFQMPMGYNPYAYGQYNMPYMPYQATPGQGGYPAAPPAGQPYPGYPQQPPQQPPQQQPYYPQQ; translated from the exons ATGGCAACGTTTATTTCAGTCCCGTTAAAAAAGGCCTCGGAGGTTGATCTGGTGAAACCGCTGTCGAAATTTGTAACGGCCACATATTCCACGGGCGAGGAGCAGGGAGAGTATACCCGCGCCGTTGAAGAGTTGAACAAGCTTCGCAAGAACGCGCTGGGAAGGCCGTTAGATAAACATGAGAGCTCCCTGGAGATCCTGCTGAG ATACTATGACCAACTTTGTGCTGTTGAACCCAAGTTTCCCTTCTCTGAAAATCAG CTCTGCTTAACCTTCACATGGAAGGATGCCTTTGATAAAGGATCGCTGTTTGGCGGCTCAGTCAAGCTCG CCCTGGCCAGTTTGGGCTACGAGAAAACGTGTGTGTTGTTCAATGCAGCAGCACTGGCCAGTCAGATTGCCGCAGAGCAGAACCTGGACAATGATGAAGGACTAAAGGCTGCAGCCAAATACTATCAG TTGGCCAGCGGCGCATTTGGCCATATCAAGGACACAGTGCTGTCTGCACTGAATAGGGAGCCTACAATGGACATCTCCCCTGAAACTGTAGGCACTCTGAGCCTCATTATGCTGGCCCAGGCCCAGGAGGTGTTCTTCCTTAAAGCAACCGCAG ATAAGATGAAAGATGCTGTCATTGCAAAGCTTGCCAATCAGGCAGCAGATTTCTATGGTGACGCCTTCAAGCAGTGTCAGTACAAAGACAACCTTCCCAAG tatttttattttcaggaagTGCTGCCGGTGCTGGCCGCCAAGCACTGCATCATGCAAGCCAATGCTGAGCTGCACCAGAGCATGCTGTCCAAACAGAAGAAGCGCTTTGGGGAGGAAATCGCTCGTCTGCAG CACGCAGCAGAACTAGTGAAGACAGTGGCATCTCGTTACGATGAGTACATAAGCGTTAAGGAACTAACTGACAAGATCAACCGTGCACTCACGGCTGCCAAGAAAGACAATGACTTCATTTATCATGACCGTGTGCCTGAAGTCAAGGACTTGGAGCATATTGGCAAAGCAGCCCTGGTCAAAGCCACTGCAATCACACCTCCACTCAGCCAGAAATTCTCAG atTTGTTTGAGAAGATGGTCCCAATTGCTGTTCAGCAGTCCATGAGCGTGTACAACCAGCGGAAGGCTGAGACTGTTAATAGACTGGTGGGAACAATGAGGGAAGCCACCAACCTCTGCAATGG GGTGTTGGCGTCCCTAAACCTGCCAGCTGCTCTGGAGGATCTCTCAGGAGACTCAATCCCACAGTCAATTGTTGAGAAAGCCAGATCCATCGTCCAGCAGGGAGGACTACAGAGCATCGAGCAGCTAATCAGAGACCTGCCTGAGCTTCTGACCCGCAATAGAGAGATCCTGGATGAG TCTCTGAAGATGTTGGACGATGAAGAGACAACAGACAACGAGCTGAGAGCAAAGTTCAACCAGCGCTGGAACAGAACTCCCTCTGGGGACCTGTACAAGCCACTTCGTGCAG AGGGTGCAAACTTCCGCAATGTCTTGGACAAGGCAGTACAGGCTGACCAGGTGGTGAGAGACCGCTACAACACCCACTGTGACATGATTGCCCTGCTGTGTAAACCAGAGAATGAGCTCATTGCTGCCATCCCCTCCGCTAACCCAGCCAAGACACTGCAGGGCAGCGAG GTAGTGAATGTGCTGCGCTCCCAGCTCGCCCAGCTGGACGAGGTTAAGAAGGAGAGGGAGACCCTGGAGGGAGAGGTCAAGGCTGTGACTTTTGACATGTCTACTGCCTTCCTGATGGCGCTTGCTCAGGACGGGGCCATCAACGAGGAGCAGCTGTCAGTCTCCCAGCTCGACCAGTTGTACGGCAGCTACAACCAGAGGGTACAGGCCTCCCTCCACACACAGGAAGAGCTGTTGGGACAAGTTCAG GTGTCCCACCAGGAGTTCAGCAGTCTGAAGCAGTCCAACACCGAGGCCAATCAGAGGGAGGAGGTCCTGAAGAAGCTGGCCTCAGCTCACGACAGCTACGTTGAGATCAGCAGCAACCTGCGCGAAGGCACCAAG TTCTACAACGACTTGACAGAAATCCTGCTTAAGTTCCAGAACAAATGCAGCGACATCGTTTTTGCTCGCAAGACAGAGCGGGATGAACTACTTAA GGACCTGCAGCAGAGCATTGCTCGAGAACCCAGTGCTCCATCCTTCAGTGTTCCTGCCTATCAGAGCAGCCCCGCTGCCCCCGCTGCTGGCCCAACACCTGCACCCAGGACCGTGTTT GTGCAGCAGCCTCAACAACCCCAGCAGGAGCCTCAAGCAAAGCCCCAGCCCCCAGCCAGGCCTCCTCCCCCCAGTTTCATCCCTCAGGCAGCCTCTGCAGCTCCTAGCAATGCACCACCCACCGGCCCTCCCACCAGCCACCCACCACCTGTGGCCCCCCCCTCTCAGCCCCAGGGGCCACCTTACCCCACCTATCAAGGCTACCCAGG GTACTTCCAGATGCCTATGGGCTACAACCCCTATGCTTACGGACAGTACAACATGCCCTACATGCCCTACCAAGCGACTCCAGGACAGGGAGGATACCCAGCAGCCCCTCCTGCTGGACAGCCCTACCCTGGCTACCCTCAACAACCCCCTCAGCAACCcccacagcagcagccctaCTACCCTCAGCAATAA
- the pdcd6ip gene encoding programmed cell death 6-interacting protein isoform X2 — translation MATFISVPLKKASEVDLVKPLSKFVTATYSTGEEQGEYTRAVEELNKLRKNALGRPLDKHESSLEILLRYYDQLCAVEPKFPFSENQLCLTFTWKDAFDKGSLFGGSVKLALASLGYEKTCVLFNAAALASQIAAEQNLDNDEGLKAAAKYYQLASGAFGHIKDTVLSALNREPTMDISPETVGTLSLIMLAQAQEVFFLKATADKMKDAVIAKLANQAADFYGDAFKQCQYKDNLPKEVLPVLAAKHCIMQANAELHQSMLSKQKKRFGEEIARLQHAAELVKTVASRYDEYISVKELTDKINRALTAAKKDNDFIYHDRVPEVKDLEHIGKAALVKATAITPPLSQKFSDLFEKMVPIAVQQSMSVYNQRKAETVNRLVGTMREATNLCNGVLASLNLPAALEDLSGDSIPQSIVEKARSIVQQGGLQSIEQLIRDLPELLTRNREILDESLKMLDDEETTDNELRAKFNQRWNRTPSGDLYKPLRAEGANFRNVLDKAVQADQVVRDRYNTHCDMIALLCKPENELIAAIPSANPAKTLQGSEVVNVLRSQLAQLDEVKKERETLEGEVKAVTFDMSTAFLMALAQDGAINEEQLSVSQLDQLYGSYNQRVQASLHTQEELLGQVQVSHQEFSSLKQSNTEANQREEVLKKLASAHDSYVEISSNLREGTKFYNDLTEILLKFQNKCSDIVFARKTERDELLKDLQQSIAREPSAPSFSVPAYQSSPAAPAAGPTPAPRTVFVQQPQQPQQEPQAKPQPPARPPPPSFIPQAASAAPSNAPPTGPPTSHPPPVAPPSQPQGPPYPTYQGYPGYFQMPMGYNPYAYGQYNMPYMPYQATPGQGGYPAAPPAGQPYPGYPQQPPQQPPQQQPYYPQQ, via the exons ATGGCAACGTTTATTTCAGTCCCGTTAAAAAAGGCCTCGGAGGTTGATCTGGTGAAACCGCTGTCGAAATTTGTAACGGCCACATATTCCACGGGCGAGGAGCAGGGAGAGTATACCCGCGCCGTTGAAGAGTTGAACAAGCTTCGCAAGAACGCGCTGGGAAGGCCGTTAGATAAACATGAGAGCTCCCTGGAGATCCTGCTGAG ATACTATGACCAACTTTGTGCTGTTGAACCCAAGTTTCCCTTCTCTGAAAATCAG CTCTGCTTAACCTTCACATGGAAGGATGCCTTTGATAAAGGATCGCTGTTTGGCGGCTCAGTCAAGCTCG CCCTGGCCAGTTTGGGCTACGAGAAAACGTGTGTGTTGTTCAATGCAGCAGCACTGGCCAGTCAGATTGCCGCAGAGCAGAACCTGGACAATGATGAAGGACTAAAGGCTGCAGCCAAATACTATCAG TTGGCCAGCGGCGCATTTGGCCATATCAAGGACACAGTGCTGTCTGCACTGAATAGGGAGCCTACAATGGACATCTCCCCTGAAACTGTAGGCACTCTGAGCCTCATTATGCTGGCCCAGGCCCAGGAGGTGTTCTTCCTTAAAGCAACCGCAG ATAAGATGAAAGATGCTGTCATTGCAAAGCTTGCCAATCAGGCAGCAGATTTCTATGGTGACGCCTTCAAGCAGTGTCAGTACAAAGACAACCTTCCCAAG gaagTGCTGCCGGTGCTGGCCGCCAAGCACTGCATCATGCAAGCCAATGCTGAGCTGCACCAGAGCATGCTGTCCAAACAGAAGAAGCGCTTTGGGGAGGAAATCGCTCGTCTGCAG CACGCAGCAGAACTAGTGAAGACAGTGGCATCTCGTTACGATGAGTACATAAGCGTTAAGGAACTAACTGACAAGATCAACCGTGCACTCACGGCTGCCAAGAAAGACAATGACTTCATTTATCATGACCGTGTGCCTGAAGTCAAGGACTTGGAGCATATTGGCAAAGCAGCCCTGGTCAAAGCCACTGCAATCACACCTCCACTCAGCCAGAAATTCTCAG atTTGTTTGAGAAGATGGTCCCAATTGCTGTTCAGCAGTCCATGAGCGTGTACAACCAGCGGAAGGCTGAGACTGTTAATAGACTGGTGGGAACAATGAGGGAAGCCACCAACCTCTGCAATGG GGTGTTGGCGTCCCTAAACCTGCCAGCTGCTCTGGAGGATCTCTCAGGAGACTCAATCCCACAGTCAATTGTTGAGAAAGCCAGATCCATCGTCCAGCAGGGAGGACTACAGAGCATCGAGCAGCTAATCAGAGACCTGCCTGAGCTTCTGACCCGCAATAGAGAGATCCTGGATGAG TCTCTGAAGATGTTGGACGATGAAGAGACAACAGACAACGAGCTGAGAGCAAAGTTCAACCAGCGCTGGAACAGAACTCCCTCTGGGGACCTGTACAAGCCACTTCGTGCAG AGGGTGCAAACTTCCGCAATGTCTTGGACAAGGCAGTACAGGCTGACCAGGTGGTGAGAGACCGCTACAACACCCACTGTGACATGATTGCCCTGCTGTGTAAACCAGAGAATGAGCTCATTGCTGCCATCCCCTCCGCTAACCCAGCCAAGACACTGCAGGGCAGCGAG GTAGTGAATGTGCTGCGCTCCCAGCTCGCCCAGCTGGACGAGGTTAAGAAGGAGAGGGAGACCCTGGAGGGAGAGGTCAAGGCTGTGACTTTTGACATGTCTACTGCCTTCCTGATGGCGCTTGCTCAGGACGGGGCCATCAACGAGGAGCAGCTGTCAGTCTCCCAGCTCGACCAGTTGTACGGCAGCTACAACCAGAGGGTACAGGCCTCCCTCCACACACAGGAAGAGCTGTTGGGACAAGTTCAG GTGTCCCACCAGGAGTTCAGCAGTCTGAAGCAGTCCAACACCGAGGCCAATCAGAGGGAGGAGGTCCTGAAGAAGCTGGCCTCAGCTCACGACAGCTACGTTGAGATCAGCAGCAACCTGCGCGAAGGCACCAAG TTCTACAACGACTTGACAGAAATCCTGCTTAAGTTCCAGAACAAATGCAGCGACATCGTTTTTGCTCGCAAGACAGAGCGGGATGAACTACTTAA GGACCTGCAGCAGAGCATTGCTCGAGAACCCAGTGCTCCATCCTTCAGTGTTCCTGCCTATCAGAGCAGCCCCGCTGCCCCCGCTGCTGGCCCAACACCTGCACCCAGGACCGTGTTT GTGCAGCAGCCTCAACAACCCCAGCAGGAGCCTCAAGCAAAGCCCCAGCCCCCAGCCAGGCCTCCTCCCCCCAGTTTCATCCCTCAGGCAGCCTCTGCAGCTCCTAGCAATGCACCACCCACCGGCCCTCCCACCAGCCACCCACCACCTGTGGCCCCCCCCTCTCAGCCCCAGGGGCCACCTTACCCCACCTATCAAGGCTACCCAGG GTACTTCCAGATGCCTATGGGCTACAACCCCTATGCTTACGGACAGTACAACATGCCCTACATGCCCTACCAAGCGACTCCAGGACAGGGAGGATACCCAGCAGCCCCTCCTGCTGGACAGCCCTACCCTGGCTACCCTCAACAACCCCCTCAGCAACCcccacagcagcagccctaCTACCCTCAGCAATAA